A genomic region of Acidobacteriota bacterium contains the following coding sequences:
- a CDS encoding stomatin-like protein produces MEGGLFVIVLLAVITLVILAKTAIVVPQQSAFVVERLGRFSGVLDAGFHILVPFIDVVRYKHSLKEMALDIPAQICITRDNVQVQVDGVLYLKVLNPERTSYGISDHIFAISQLAQTTLRSEVGKIDLDKTFEERTNINISVVAELDKATEPWGVKVLRYEVKSITPPADILAAMEKQMRAEREKRAVILTSEGQRDANINSAEGEKQQVIKASEARRQQQINEAEGQASAILAVATATAEGIKRVAEATTAPGGAEAIQLKVAEQYIAEFGKVINNADTIILPSNLSDVAAMITTAMNVVNQAKK; encoded by the coding sequence ATGGAAGGCGGCCTGTTCGTCATCGTCCTGCTCGCGGTCATCACGCTGGTCATCCTGGCCAAGACCGCGATCGTCGTCCCGCAACAGAGCGCATTCGTCGTCGAACGTCTGGGCCGCTTCTCGGGCGTGCTCGATGCCGGGTTTCACATCCTGGTGCCGTTCATCGATGTGGTGCGCTACAAGCACTCGCTCAAGGAAATGGCGCTCGATATTCCAGCGCAGATCTGCATTACGCGCGACAACGTGCAGGTGCAGGTGGACGGCGTGCTCTACCTGAAGGTGCTCAATCCCGAACGGACCTCGTACGGCATCTCGGACCACATCTTTGCGATCTCGCAACTGGCGCAGACGACCCTGCGTAGTGAGGTTGGCAAGATCGACCTGGACAAGACCTTCGAGGAGCGCACCAACATCAACATCTCGGTGGTGGCTGAACTCGACAAGGCGACGGAGCCGTGGGGCGTGAAGGTGCTGCGCTACGAGGTCAAGAGCATCACGCCTCCGGCCGACATCCTGGCCGCGATGGAAAAGCAGATGCGCGCCGAGCGCGAAAAGCGCGCGGTGATTCTGACCTCCGAAGGCCAGCGCGATGCCAACATCAACTCGGCCGAGGGCGAGAAGCAACAGGTCATCAAGGCGTCGGAAGCCCGCCGACAGCAGCAGATCAACGAAGCCGAGGGCCAGGCGTCGGCCATCCTGGCCGTCGCCACGGCCACGGCCGAAGGCATCAAGCGGGTTGCCGAAGCAACCACCGCCCCCGGCGGCGCCGAAGCCATTCAGTTGAAGGTGGCCGAGCAGTACATCGCCGAGTTCGGCAAGGTGATCAACAACGCCGACACCATCATCCTGCCGTCAAACCTTAGCGATGTGGCGGCCATGATCACTACCGCCATGAACGTCGTGAATCAGGCGAAGAAGTAG
- a CDS encoding NfeD family protein, whose amino-acid sequence MEWWLWLAGGLALVVAELITPSGFFIIFFGIGALAVGVLAALGVVTSLPMQGLLFTVLSVASLLVFRGRLKTTFQPPPPPSIDSFVGVLAVVQESLQPGLVGRVEVRGASWSARNTSNVTLAAGQRARVAGIDGLLLTVVPE is encoded by the coding sequence ATGGAATGGTGGCTCTGGCTCGCCGGCGGTCTTGCGTTGGTGGTGGCTGAGCTCATCACCCCCAGCGGCTTCTTCATCATCTTCTTCGGCATCGGCGCGCTGGCGGTCGGTGTGCTCGCCGCGCTCGGCGTCGTCACCTCCCTGCCCATGCAGGGCCTGCTGTTTACCGTGCTGTCGGTGGCGTCGCTGCTGGTCTTCCGCGGACGGCTCAAGACGACGTTCCAGCCGCCTCCCCCGCCGTCGATCGACTCGTTCGTCGGCGTGCTGGCGGTGGTGCAGGAGAGCCTGCAGCCGGGTCTGGTCGGGCGGGTTGAAGTGCGCGGCGCGTCGTGGAGCGCCCGCAACACCAGCAACGTCACGCTCGCGGCAGGCCAACGGGCGCGGGTCGCCGGCATTGACGGCCTGCTGCTGACCGTCGTTCCCGAATAA
- a CDS encoding MFS transporter: protein MSLLTDAATEAVYPLLPVFITQVLGGPPVTLGIIEGAADATSSALKVFAGRWSDRLGARKPMVVAGYALSSLVRPLIGLATSWGHVFAIRVTDRVGKGLRGAPRDAMLAALAPPGQRGRVFGYHWGMDHAGAAIGPLLATVFLWFSPDNYRLLFGLTIIPGALAVLTLLRVPEVKAPTHPGTVAPLASASARAETGELRRDLAEAASGREGGPLAPVPLPPPLKQYLWILSVFTLGNSSDAFLLLQLSQAGVPLVGLTALWSAQHAIKALLSMRGGALSDRLGRRTLIVSGWILYAIVYAGFGWSQSVEALIGWFMLYSVYAAAVEGSEKALIADLAPETMRAAAYGWHAAVQGFGALAAGLFFGLLWQTFGAPVAFTTGAALALIAAAALWLSALAPEAP, encoded by the coding sequence GTGAGTCTGCTCACCGACGCGGCGACCGAGGCCGTGTATCCGCTGCTGCCGGTCTTCATCACGCAGGTGCTCGGCGGCCCGCCAGTGACACTGGGCATCATCGAAGGCGCGGCCGATGCCACCAGTAGTGCCCTCAAGGTGTTCGCCGGGCGCTGGTCCGATCGCCTCGGCGCCCGCAAGCCGATGGTCGTCGCCGGCTACGCGCTGTCGTCGCTGGTGCGGCCGCTGATCGGCCTGGCCACCTCGTGGGGCCACGTGTTTGCTATTCGCGTGACCGACCGCGTGGGCAAGGGGCTGCGCGGCGCGCCCCGGGACGCCATGCTGGCCGCCCTCGCCCCACCCGGCCAGCGGGGACGGGTGTTCGGTTACCACTGGGGCATGGACCACGCCGGCGCCGCGATCGGCCCGCTGCTCGCCACGGTGTTCCTCTGGTTCTCGCCCGACAACTACCGCCTGCTGTTCGGCCTGACGATCATCCCCGGCGCGCTGGCGGTGCTGACGCTGCTCAGGGTGCCAGAGGTGAAGGCACCAACGCACCCTGGCACTGTGGCACCCCTGGCATCCGCCTCCGCTCGCGCTGAAACAGGCGAGCTACGGCGAGACCTCGCCGAAGCGGCCTCCGGCCGCGAAGGCGGGCCTTTGGCACCAGTGCCGCTCCCGCCTCCATTGAAGCAGTACCTGTGGATTCTGTCGGTCTTCACTTTAGGCAACTCGTCCGACGCGTTCCTGTTGCTGCAGTTGTCGCAGGCCGGCGTACCGCTCGTGGGCCTGACGGCCCTCTGGAGTGCGCAGCACGCGATCAAGGCGCTGCTGTCGATGCGCGGCGGCGCGCTCTCCGACCGTCTGGGCCGTCGCACGCTGATCGTCTCGGGCTGGATTCTCTACGCCATCGTCTATGCCGGCTTTGGCTGGAGCCAGTCGGTCGAGGCCCTGATCGGCTGGTTCATGCTCTACAGCGTCTACGCGGCGGCGGTCGAGGGGAGTGAGAAGGCGCTGATCGCCGACCTGGCGCCCGAGACCATGCGCGCCGCCGCCTACGGCTGGCACGCCGCGGTCCAGGGCTTCGGCGCCCTGGCGGCGGGGTTGTTCTTTGGATTGCTGTGGCAGACCTTCGGCGCGCCGGTCGCATTCACGACCGGCGCCGCCCTGGCATTGATTGCCGCGGCTGCTTTGTGGCTCAGTGCCCTGGCACCTGAGGCACCTTAG
- the surE gene encoding 5'/3'-nucleotidase SurE, whose protein sequence is MPLILVTNDDGVQSEGIHVLAAALKPLGDVVVVGPLQEASAIGHALTLRRPLRIETISEGVYAVDGTPTDCVNLGCEIVLKRLPDLVVSGINKGWNLGDDITYSGTVSGALEGALLGVPGIAVSLRRSRAYNFGPAAADAATVATMVLAQGIPPRSFLNINVPAGTPKGLRVTTQAKRNHVTQIDSRTDPRGNHYYWIDEALDEYHPDSGRSDYEAVMDGYTSVTPLQPDLTDYAFLEKLATNLK, encoded by the coding sequence ATGCCCTTGATTCTCGTGACCAATGACGATGGCGTGCAGTCGGAGGGGATTCATGTCCTCGCGGCGGCCCTGAAACCGCTCGGCGACGTGGTCGTGGTCGGCCCCCTGCAGGAGGCCAGCGCCATTGGCCACGCCCTGACGCTGCGCCGGCCGTTGCGCATTGAAACCATCAGCGAGGGCGTCTACGCCGTGGACGGCACGCCCACCGACTGCGTGAACCTGGGTTGCGAGATCGTCCTCAAGCGGTTGCCGGACCTGGTCGTCTCGGGCATCAACAAGGGCTGGAACCTGGGCGACGACATCACCTACTCGGGAACCGTGTCGGGCGCGCTCGAGGGCGCCTTGCTGGGCGTGCCCGGCATTGCGGTCTCGCTCCGGCGCTCGCGCGCCTACAACTTCGGCCCCGCCGCCGCCGACGCGGCCACGGTCGCGACGATGGTGCTGGCGCAGGGCATCCCGCCGCGCTCGTTCCTCAACATCAACGTCCCGGCCGGGACGCCCAAGGGCCTGCGGGTCACGACCCAGGCCAAGCGCAATCACGTCACGCAGATCGACTCGCGCACCGATCCCCGGGGCAACCACTACTACTGGATCGACGAGGCGCTCGATGAGTATCATCCCGACAGCGGGCGCTCGGATTACGAGGCCGTGATGGATGGCTACACCTCGGTGACGCCGCTCCAGCCCGACCTGACCGACTACGCCTTTCTTGAGAAGCTGGCCACGAACCTAAAGTAG
- a CDS encoding ABC transporter permease, translating to MVDTLLRDIRHALRMFVQSPAFALAAVAALTLGIAVNTAIFSVVNAVLLRPLPFPDAERIVYFMTGEASGSGPIASPAKFQHFREQTQVVDRVSAFNQGVVNYTDGSQPEQFRSGRVSSEFFSLFGARTIQGRTFTPDEDRPSGDRVVVLSKGLWETRFQADPAIVGKALSLGGFPYTVVGVLGDFNFQDFGAQPPQVWVPFQLDPNTSDQGHYFQSAGRLKEGVSLDQAKARMNASSADFKAKFANGLGPNQSFGAELVGEVLVRNVRQSLFVLVGAVGFVLLIACANVANLLLVRATGRKREIAIRAALGGSRGRIISQVMTESVVLSVIGGALGLAFGTLAIRALLSVNTAGLPRIGVDGALVGIDWRVVAFTVGISLATGILFGLIPALQSSKTDLSSTLKETGGRSGTGFRQNKTRSILVVVEVALALTLLVGSALLIRSAIALSQVNPGFDANNVLTMRMSVSGPQYASAQAVDLMVRSGTDRLRALPGVVAASSTCCVPLEGGYGLPFVITGRPLADGPFHGGGQWINITPGYFDVFKIPVKRGRDFTDRDDSVAPPVVIINEAFANEFFKDTDPLNERLVIGRGVMREFATEGERQIIGVVGDTRDGGLQQQPGPAMYIPQSQVPDAANALNLGLTPMGWVVRTAGDPYAMSTAVQEELRQATGLPVSNVRSMADIVVRSTSRQRFNMWLMTVFGASALLLAAIGIYGLMAYTVEQRTQEIGIRLSLGADGGSVRRMVVFQGMRLAIAGVVIGLAVSWGLAQLMTAFLFDVEARDPLVFVGVPVLLTVVAFFAVWFPALRAAKVDPMVALRYE from the coding sequence ATGGTCGACACTCTGCTTCGCGACATCCGTCACGCCCTCCGCATGTTCGTGCAAAGCCCGGCTTTTGCCTTGGCCGCTGTGGCGGCCCTGACCCTGGGCATTGCCGTGAACACAGCTATTTTCTCGGTGGTAAACGCGGTCTTGCTGCGGCCGCTGCCGTTTCCGGATGCGGAGCGGATCGTCTACTTCATGACCGGCGAGGCCAGCGGCTCCGGACCGATAGCGTCGCCCGCCAAGTTTCAGCATTTTCGCGAGCAGACCCAGGTTGTCGATCGCGTATCGGCGTTCAACCAGGGCGTCGTGAACTACACCGACGGCAGCCAGCCGGAGCAGTTCCGCTCGGGCCGCGTCTCGTCGGAGTTCTTCAGCCTGTTTGGCGCGCGGACCATCCAGGGCCGGACGTTCACGCCCGACGAGGATCGGCCTAGTGGCGATCGCGTGGTGGTGCTCAGCAAGGGCTTGTGGGAAACCCGCTTCCAGGCCGACCCTGCCATCGTCGGCAAAGCGCTGTCGCTTGGCGGCTTCCCATATACCGTCGTGGGCGTGCTTGGCGACTTCAACTTCCAGGACTTCGGCGCCCAGCCGCCCCAGGTGTGGGTGCCGTTTCAGCTCGACCCCAACACCAGCGACCAGGGGCACTACTTCCAGAGCGCGGGCCGCCTGAAGGAGGGCGTGTCGCTCGACCAGGCGAAGGCGCGGATGAACGCGTCGAGCGCTGACTTCAAGGCCAAGTTCGCAAACGGCCTCGGTCCGAACCAGTCGTTCGGCGCCGAGTTGGTCGGGGAAGTGCTGGTCCGCAACGTGCGCCAGTCGCTGTTCGTTCTCGTCGGCGCGGTCGGCTTCGTCCTGCTGATCGCGTGCGCCAACGTCGCCAACCTGCTGCTGGTGCGCGCCACGGGACGCAAGCGGGAGATCGCGATCCGCGCGGCGCTCGGCGGCTCGCGCGGCCGCATCATCAGCCAGGTGATGACCGAGAGCGTCGTGCTGTCGGTGATCGGCGGCGCGCTGGGCCTGGCGTTCGGCACGCTGGCCATCCGCGCGCTGCTGTCGGTGAACACCGCCGGCCTGCCGCGCATTGGCGTCGACGGTGCGCTGGTCGGCATCGACTGGCGGGTGGTGGCCTTCACGGTGGGCATCTCGCTGGCAACCGGCATCCTGTTCGGCTTGATTCCGGCGCTGCAGAGTTCAAAGACCGACCTCAGCTCGACGCTGAAGGAAACCGGCGGCCGCTCGGGTACCGGCTTCCGCCAGAACAAGACCCGCTCCATCCTGGTCGTCGTCGAAGTGGCCCTCGCGCTGACGTTGCTGGTCGGCTCGGCGCTGCTGATTCGCTCGGCGATCGCGTTGTCGCAGGTGAATCCAGGCTTCGACGCCAACAATGTGTTGACCATGCGGATGTCGGTCTCGGGTCCGCAGTACGCGTCGGCACAGGCCGTGGACCTGATGGTGCGCAGCGGCACCGATCGGCTGCGCGCGCTGCCCGGGGTGGTCGCCGCCAGCTCCACGTGCTGCGTGCCGCTCGAGGGCGGCTACGGCCTGCCGTTCGTGATCACCGGCCGCCCGCTCGCCGACGGCCCGTTCCACGGCGGCGGCCAGTGGATCAACATCACGCCCGGCTACTTCGACGTGTTCAAGATTCCAGTGAAGCGCGGTCGCGACTTCACTGACCGCGACGACAGCGTCGCGCCGCCGGTGGTGATCATCAACGAAGCGTTCGCGAACGAGTTCTTCAAGGACACGGACCCGCTGAACGAGCGGCTGGTGATTGGCCGCGGCGTGATGCGCGAGTTTGCGACCGAAGGGGAGCGGCAGATCATCGGGGTGGTCGGCGATACGCGTGACGGCGGCCTGCAGCAGCAGCCGGGGCCGGCCATGTACATTCCCCAGTCCCAAGTGCCCGATGCCGCCAACGCCCTGAACCTCGGGCTGACGCCCATGGGCTGGGTGGTGCGGACCGCCGGCGATCCCTACGCGATGAGCACGGCCGTGCAGGAAGAACTGCGACAGGCGACCGGGCTGCCGGTCTCAAACGTGCGATCAATGGCCGACATCGTCGTGCGCTCGACCTCGCGCCAGCGGTTCAACATGTGGCTGATGACGGTGTTCGGCGCCTCGGCGCTGCTGCTGGCCGCCATCGGCATCTACGGCCTGATGGCCTACACCGTGGAGCAGCGGACGCAGGAGATCGGTATTCGCCTGTCGCTCGGCGCCGACGGCGGCAGCGTGCGGCGCATGGTGGTGTTCCAGGGCATGCGGCTCGCGATCGCTGGTGTCGTGATTGGCCTGGCCGTTTCGTGGGGCCTGGCGCAACTGATGACCGCGTTCCTGTTCGACGTCGAGGCGCGCGACCCGCTGGTCTTCGTCGGCGTGCCGGTGCTGCTGACCGTCGTGGCCTTCTTCGCCGTGTGGTTCCCGGCCCTGCGTGCCGCCAAAGTCGACCCAATGGTGGCGTTGCGTTACGAATAA